DNA from Polaribacter sp. NJDZ03:
AAAAATATGCCGTTCCAAGGACGACAATTGGGTATTGGATCAAAAAATATAGTACTTTAGTCCAACAAAACACAGGTATGAGTAAATTAGATGAAATTAAAAAACTAAAGGAACGTATTGAAGAACTGGAGTTTGTAAAGGACTTTAAGCAAGATATTATTGCAGATATGGAAATCATTACTGGCGTCGATTTGTCAAAAAAGTCGTTACCAAAAACATTAGCGAAAGAGATAGAACTAAAAAAGAAAAACCGTTTAAAAGAAAATGGTTCTATCAGTGTTTTGGGTTTAGTAAACAAGCCTCTTACAAAAGAGAAAAAGTAAAACAATGTAAAGCTATAAACGACACTAAAATAATTAAGTTGGTCAAAGAATATCGTAAAAAAGTAAGCTCTAGGACTGGCGGTAAAAAACTCTATAAAGAACTTAAAAATCGGTAGAGATAAATTTTTTGATGTATTAAGACTGTATAATTTACTCGTACCTAAACTCAAAAACCACATAACTACCACAAACACTAATCAACTATTTAAAAAATATAAAAACCTCATTCAAAACAAAATACCTACTAGACCCGAACAACTTTGGGTCAGTGATATTACATACATTAAAACAGAAAAAGGACACAACTATTTAGCAATTAAATCCAAGCATTATTGAAAATTAAGTAACATAGAATTATAACGATCTTCAACTGTTTTAATAACATAAGACTTATCTAAATTTAAACCCTCTATATTCTTTATTTCATTAAATTCTCTCATATTAGTATCACCCCACAAACTGAATTCTATAATTATTGGAGTTAAACGAATTCCTTTTTCTGTTAACAAATAAATATTTTCTTTTTTGTTTTCAGGTATTTTTGTCTTGGATATTAATTTAAAAGATTCCAACAATTTTAAGCGTGCAGACAAAATACTTGGCGCAATACTCTCGTCTGAATCAGATATTTCTTTGAACGTCTTTTTATGTTTAATTAACATATCTCGTATAATTAACAAAGACCATTTATCTCCTACAATATCTAATGTAGAAGAGATTGGACAGCCAGAACGAAATTCTTTTTTCATTTTTTTTACAGATTATTACTATCAATTCGAAAGTAATTGTTACTTTTGCTTTCAATTCAGTAGCAAAAAT
Protein-coding regions in this window:
- a CDS encoding helix-turn-helix domain-containing protein → MKTQKEHWRKKSYEKVTLELKLFVVDQIQNGQISTNFASKKYAVPRTTIGYWIKKYSTLVQQNTGMSKLDEIKKLKERIEELEFVKDFKQDIIADMEIITGVDLSKKSLPKTLAKEIELKKKNRLKENGSISVLGLVNKPLTKEKK
- a CDS encoding helix-turn-helix domain-containing protein — its product is MKKEFRSGCPISSTLDIVGDKWSLLIIRDMLIKHKKTFKEISDSDESIAPSILSARLKLLESFKLISKTKIPENKKENIYLLTEKGIRLTPIIIEFSLWGDTNMREFNEIKNIEGLNLDKSYVIKTVEDRYNSMLLNFQ